One window of the Megalops cyprinoides isolate fMegCyp1 chromosome 2, fMegCyp1.pri, whole genome shotgun sequence genome contains the following:
- the bambia gene encoding BMP and activin membrane-bound inhibitor (Xenopus laevis) homolog a: MDRHSSFISIWLQLEICAMAVLLTKGEIRCYCDAPHCVATGYMCKSELNACFTKVLDPQNTNSPLTHGCFDPTVTSADMCSSKSTDRTGGSSALECCHEDMCNYRGLHDLAQSRGDSSDQGGRYQPENSRNLITRVQDLASAKEVWFRAAVIAVPIAGGLILVLLIMLALRMLRSENRRLRDQRQQMLSRLHYSFHGHHAKKGHLAKLDLECMVPVTGHENCCLTCDKMRQADLGANDKILSLVHWGMYSGHGKLEFV; the protein is encoded by the exons GAGAAATACGGTGTTACTGTGATGCGCCGCACTGCGTGGCTACCGGCTACATGTGCAAATCGGAACTGAACGCTTGCTTCACCAAGGTCTTGGACCCTCAGAACACGAACTCTCCTCTCACCCACGGGTGTTTCGACCCCACGGTGACCTCGGCTGACATGTGCAGCTCGAAGTCCACAGATCGGACAGGGGGTTCCTCCGCGCTGGAGTGCTGTCACGAAGATATGTGCAATTACCGAGGCCTCCACGATCTCGCGCAGAGCAGAGGAGACTCCTCAG ACCAGGGCGGCAGGTACCAGCCGGAGAACAGCCGGAATCTCATCACCCGGGTGCAGGACCTGGCGTCGGCCAAGGAGGTGTGGTTCCGGGCGGCGGTGATCGCGGTGCCCATCGCCGGCGGGCTGATCCTGGTGCTGCTGATCATGCTGGCCCTGCGCATGCTGCGTAGCGAGAACAGGCGTCTGCGGGACCAGCGGCAGCAGATGCTCTCCCGGCTGCACTACAGCTTCCACGGCCACCACGCCAAGAAGGGCCACCTGGCCAAGCTGGACCTGGAGTGCATGGTGCCTGTGACGGGCCATGAGAACTGCTGCCTGACCTGCGACAAGATGCGGCAGGCCGACCTGGGCGCCAACGACAAGATCCTCTCGCTGGTGCACTGGGGGATGTACAGCGGGCACGGCAAGCTGGAGTTCGTATGA